In Cryptomeria japonica chromosome 10, Sugi_1.0, whole genome shotgun sequence, a genomic segment contains:
- the LOC131042796 gene encoding histone H3.3 — translation MARTKQTARKSTGGKAPRKQLATKAARKSAPTTGGVKKPHRYRPGTVALREIRKYQKSTELLIRKLPFQRLVREIAQDFKTDLRFQSHAVLALQEAAEAYLVGLFEDTNLCAIHAKRVTIMPKDIQLARRIRGERA, via the exons ATGGCCCGTACAAAGCAGACAGCGCGTAAGTCCACAGGGGGTAAGGCTCCCAGGAAGCAACTCGCCACTAAG GCCGCTCGTAAATCTGCACCTACAACAGGAGGTGTGAAAAAGCCACACCGATATCGTCCTGGAACTGTCGCTCTGCG TGAAATTCGTAAGTACCAGAAGAGTACCGAGCTTCTGATCCGCAAACTGCCTTTTCAGAGACTGGTTAGGGAAATTGCGCAGGATTTTAAG ACCGATCTTCGATTCCAGAGCCATGCTGTTTTGGCATTGCAAGAGGCTGCAGAAGCATATCTGGTAGGGCTTTTTGAGGACACCAATTTGTGTGCCATCCACGCCAAGAGAGTCACCATCATGCCTAAGGATATCCAGCTCGCGAGGAGGATTCGTGGAGAAAGAGCATAG